A window of Nicotiana tabacum cultivar K326 chromosome 24, ASM71507v2, whole genome shotgun sequence contains these coding sequences:
- the LOC107814475 gene encoding mitogen-activated protein kinase 9-like isoform X1, whose translation MAMPFREFFTEYGEAHQYEIQEVVGKGSYGVVAAAVDTHTGEKVAIKKIDNVLEHVSEATRILREIKLLRLLRHPDIVEIKHILLPPCPREFKDIYVVFELMECDLQHVIKANDSLTPEHYQFFLYQLLRGLKFMHTANVFHRDLKPKNILANADCKLKICDFGLARASFGETPSAIFWTDYVATRWYRAPELCGSFYSKYTPAVDIWSIGCIFAEMLTKKPLFPGKNVVHQLDLITDLLGSPSTEAISRIKNDKARRYLSSMKNKSPIPLSQKFPDIDPLALRLLERLIAFDPKDRPSAEEALAHPYFLGLANKEHEPSARPISKFEFDFERKKLAKEDIRELIYREILEYHPQMLQEYLHGTDNTSFLYPSGVDCFKEQFDLLEGHYDKGGKNVLHPRRYASLPRERVYVSIDEETDHDSEFERHVEATVAHRCLPSPPKSHELNKADTSNENVELSTTSNTAHCLLRSASISFSKCVGAIWEDSEDTTFKRYDNGISRSSKEPAALFA comes from the exons ATG GCAATGCCTTTCAGGGAATTCTTCACTGAATATGGTGAAGCACATCAATATGAAATCCAAGAGGTTGTTGGCAAGGGGAGCTATGGTGTTGTTGCAGCAGCAGTTGATACTCATACAGGAGAGAAGGTAGCGATAAAGAAGATCGATAATGTTCTTGAGCATGTCTCTGAAGCCACCCGCATCCTTAGAGAAATAAAGCTCCTCCGGTTGCTTCGGCATCCAGATATTGTAGAAATAAAGCATATTCTGTTACCTCCATGTCCGAGAGAATTCAAGGATATATATGTTGTTTTCGAGTTGATGGAGTGTGACCTTCAGCATGTAATTAAGGCCAATGACAGTCTCACTCCTGAACATTATCAATTCTTTTTGTATCAGCTTCTTCGAGGTCTAAAGTTTATGCACACAG CAAACGTGTTTCATCGAGATTTAAAGCCAAAGAATATTCTAGCAAATGCAGATTGCAAGCTGAAAATTTGTGATTTTGGGCTTGCTCGGGCATCATTTGGAGAAACCCCGTCAGCTATTTTCTGGACG GACTATGTGGCAACTCGTTGGTACCGCGCTCCAGAACTTTGCGGTTCTTTTTACTCAAAA TACACCCCAGCAGTTGATATCTGGAGTATAGGATGTATATTTGCAGAAATGCTTACAAAAAAACCATTATTTCCTGGGAAGAATGTGGTCCACCAATTGGATCTGATTACCGATTTGCTTGGTTCACCATCCACTGAAGCCATTTCAAGG ATTAAAAATGACAAAGCAAGGAGATATTTAAGCAGCATGAAGAATAAATCCCCCATTCCTCTCTCTCAAAAATTCCCAGATATAGACCCACTAGCTCTAAGATTACTTGAGCGTTTGATTGCATTTGACCCCAAAGATCGCCCTTCTGCTGAAGAG GCACTAGCACATCCATATTTCCTTGGTTTAGCAAACAAGGAGCACGAACCATCAGCTCGGCCTATTTCAAAATTTGAATTCGACTTTGAAAGAAAAAAACTGGCAAAAGAGGATATTAGAGAGCTCATCTACAGGGAG ATTTTGGAGTACCACCCTCAGATGCTGCAGGAGTATCTTCATGGCACTGACAATACCAGCTTTTTGTATCCAAG TGGGGTCGATTGCTTTAAGGAACAATTTGACCTACTTGAGGGGCACTATGACAAAGGTGGAAAAAATGTTCTCCATCCAAGGCGATATGCCTCCTTGCCTAG AGAGCGGGTCTATGTTTCAATAGACGAGGAAACTGATCACGATAGTGAATTTGAAAGGCATGTTGAAGCAACTGTTGCTCATAGATGCCTTCCAAGCCCCCCAAAGTCACACGAGCTTAACAAAGCTGACACTAGTAATGAAAATGTAGAGCTTAGTACAACAAGCAACACTGCACACTGCTTGCTAAGAAGTGCTAGCATTAGCTTTTCCAAGTGTGTTGGGGCAATTTGGGAGGACAGTGAG
- the LOC107814475 gene encoding mitogen-activated protein kinase 9-like isoform X3: protein MPFREFFTEYGEAHQYEIQEVVGKGSYGVVAAAVDTHTGEKVAIKKIDNVLEHVSEATRILREIKLLRLLRHPDIVEIKHILLPPCPREFKDIYVVFELMECDLQHVIKANDSLTPEHYQFFLYQLLRGLKFMHTANVFHRDLKPKNILANADCKLKICDFGLARASFGETPSAIFWTDYVATRWYRAPELCGSFYSKYTPAVDIWSIGCIFAEMLTKKPLFPGKNVVHQLDLITDLLGSPSTEAISRIKNDKARRYLSSMKNKSPIPLSQKFPDIDPLALRLLERLIAFDPKDRPSAEEALAHPYFLGLANKEHEPSARPISKFEFDFERKKLAKEDIRELIYREILEYHPQMLQEYLHGTDNTSFLYPSGVDCFKEQFDLLEGHYDKGGKNVLHPRRYASLPRERVYVSIDEETDHDSEFERHVEATVAHRCLPSPPKSHELNKADTSNENVELSTTSNTAHCLLRSASISFSKCVGAIWEDSEDTTFKRYDNGISRSSKEPAALFA, encoded by the exons ATGCCTTTCAGGGAATTCTTCACTGAATATGGTGAAGCACATCAATATGAAATCCAAGAGGTTGTTGGCAAGGGGAGCTATGGTGTTGTTGCAGCAGCAGTTGATACTCATACAGGAGAGAAGGTAGCGATAAAGAAGATCGATAATGTTCTTGAGCATGTCTCTGAAGCCACCCGCATCCTTAGAGAAATAAAGCTCCTCCGGTTGCTTCGGCATCCAGATATTGTAGAAATAAAGCATATTCTGTTACCTCCATGTCCGAGAGAATTCAAGGATATATATGTTGTTTTCGAGTTGATGGAGTGTGACCTTCAGCATGTAATTAAGGCCAATGACAGTCTCACTCCTGAACATTATCAATTCTTTTTGTATCAGCTTCTTCGAGGTCTAAAGTTTATGCACACAG CAAACGTGTTTCATCGAGATTTAAAGCCAAAGAATATTCTAGCAAATGCAGATTGCAAGCTGAAAATTTGTGATTTTGGGCTTGCTCGGGCATCATTTGGAGAAACCCCGTCAGCTATTTTCTGGACG GACTATGTGGCAACTCGTTGGTACCGCGCTCCAGAACTTTGCGGTTCTTTTTACTCAAAA TACACCCCAGCAGTTGATATCTGGAGTATAGGATGTATATTTGCAGAAATGCTTACAAAAAAACCATTATTTCCTGGGAAGAATGTGGTCCACCAATTGGATCTGATTACCGATTTGCTTGGTTCACCATCCACTGAAGCCATTTCAAGG ATTAAAAATGACAAAGCAAGGAGATATTTAAGCAGCATGAAGAATAAATCCCCCATTCCTCTCTCTCAAAAATTCCCAGATATAGACCCACTAGCTCTAAGATTACTTGAGCGTTTGATTGCATTTGACCCCAAAGATCGCCCTTCTGCTGAAGAG GCACTAGCACATCCATATTTCCTTGGTTTAGCAAACAAGGAGCACGAACCATCAGCTCGGCCTATTTCAAAATTTGAATTCGACTTTGAAAGAAAAAAACTGGCAAAAGAGGATATTAGAGAGCTCATCTACAGGGAG ATTTTGGAGTACCACCCTCAGATGCTGCAGGAGTATCTTCATGGCACTGACAATACCAGCTTTTTGTATCCAAG TGGGGTCGATTGCTTTAAGGAACAATTTGACCTACTTGAGGGGCACTATGACAAAGGTGGAAAAAATGTTCTCCATCCAAGGCGATATGCCTCCTTGCCTAG AGAGCGGGTCTATGTTTCAATAGACGAGGAAACTGATCACGATAGTGAATTTGAAAGGCATGTTGAAGCAACTGTTGCTCATAGATGCCTTCCAAGCCCCCCAAAGTCACACGAGCTTAACAAAGCTGACACTAGTAATGAAAATGTAGAGCTTAGTACAACAAGCAACACTGCACACTGCTTGCTAAGAAGTGCTAGCATTAGCTTTTCCAAGTGTGTTGGGGCAATTTGGGAGGACAGTGAG
- the LOC107814475 gene encoding mitogen-activated protein kinase 9-like (The RefSeq protein has 2 substitutions compared to this genomic sequence), with protein MPFREFFTEYGEAHQYEIQEVVGKGSYGVVAAAVDTHTGEKVAIKKIDNVLEHVSEATRILREIKLLRLLRHPDIVEIKHILLPPCPREFKDIYVVFELMECDLQHVIKANDSLTPEHYQFFLYQLLRGLKFMHTANVFHRDLKPKNILANADCKLKICDFGLARASFGETPSAIFWTDYVATRWYRAPELCGSFYSKYTPAVDIWSIGCIFAEMLTKKPLFPGKNVVHQLDLITDLLGSPSTEAISRIKNDKARRYLSSMKNKSPHSLSQKFPDIDPLALRLLERLIAFDPKDRPSAEEALAHPYFLGLANKEHEPSARPISKFEFDFERKKLAKEDIRELIYREILEYHPQMLQEYLHGTDNTSFLYPSGVDCFKEQFDLLEGHYDKGGKNVLHPRRYASLPRERVYVSIDEETDHDSEFERHVEATVAHRCLPSPPKSHELNKADTSNENVELSTTSNTAHCLLRSASISFSKCVGAIWEDSEDTTFKRYDNGISRSSKEPAALFA; from the exons ATGCCTTTCAGGGAATTCTTCACTGAATATGGTGAAGCACATCAATATGAAATCCAAGAGGTTGTTGGCAAGGGGAGCTATGGTGTTGTTGCAGCAGCAGTTGATACTCATACAGGAGAGAAGGTAGCGATAAAGAAGATCGATAATGTTCTTGAGCATGTCTCTGAAGCCACCCGCATCCTTAGAGAAATAAAGCTCCTCCGGTTGCTTCGGCATCCAGATATTGTAGAAATAAAGCATATTCTGTTACCTCCATGTCCGAGAGAATTCAAGGATATATATGTTGTTTTCGAGTTGATGGAGTGTGACCTTCAGCATGTAATTAAGGCCAATGACAGTCTCACTCCTGAACATTATCAATTCTTTTTGTATCAGCTTCTTCGAGGTCTAAAGTTTATGCACACAG CAAACGTGTTTCATCGAGATTTAAAGCCAAAGAATATTCTAGCAAATGCAGATTGCAAGCTGAAAATTTGTGATTTTGGGCTTGCTCGGGCATCATTTGGAGAAACCCCGTCAGCTATTTTCTGGACG GACTATGTGGCAACTCGTTGGTACCGCGCTCCAGAACTTTGCGGTTCTTTTTACTCAAAA TACACCCCAGCAGTTGATATCTGGAGTATAGGATGTATATTTGCAGAAATGCTTACAAAAAAACCATTATTTCCTGGGAAGAATGTGGTCCACCAATTGGATCTGATTACCGATTTGCTTGGTTCACCATCCACTGAAGCCATTTCAAGG ATTAAAAATGACAAAGCAAGGAGATATTTAAGCAGCATGAAGAATAAATCCCCCATTCCTCTCTCTCAAAAATTCCCAGATATAGACCCACTAGCTCTAAGATTACTTGAGCGTTTGATTGCATTTGACCCCAAAGATCGCCCTTCTGCTGAAGAG GCACTAGCACATCCATATTTCCTTGGTTTAGCAAACAAGGAGCACGAACCATCAGCTCGGCCTATTTCAAAATTTGAATTCGACTTTGAAAGAAAAAAACTGGCAAAAGAGGATATTAGAGAGCTCATCTACAGGGAG ATTTTGGAGTACCACCCTCAGATGCTGCAGGAGTATCTTCATGGCACTGACAATACCAGCTTTTTGTATCCAAG TGGGGTCGATTGCTTTAAGGAACAATTTGACCTACTTGAGGGGCACTATGACAAAGGTGGAAAAAATGTTCTCCATCCAAGGCGATATGCCTCCTTGCCTAG AGAGCGGGTCTATGTTTCAATAGACGAGGAAACTGATCACGATAGTGAATTTGAAAGGCATGTTGAAGCAACTGTTGCTCATAGATGCCTTCCAAGCCCCCCAAAGTCACACGAGCTTAACAAAGCTGACACTAGTAATGAAAATGTAGAGCTTAGTACAACAAGCAACACTGCACACTGCTTGCTAAGAAGTGCTAGCATTAGCTTTTCCAAGTGTGTTGGGGCAATTTGGGAGGACAGTGAG